A window of the Mytilus trossulus isolate FHL-02 unplaced genomic scaffold, PNRI_Mtr1.1.1.hap1 h1tg000050l__unscaffolded, whole genome shotgun sequence genome harbors these coding sequences:
- the LOC134699277 gene encoding collagenase 3-like, with product MRFCHCLIFCFIYSFSNGNSVHRETRQTGEFNLDEYLQKFGYMEKQNVTERTQGTFGSAPSSAVALRAFQGWNSLPVTGTLDDTTMELIRRPRCGFPDPKIPMGEVKPFVLGPKWNKKSLTYRITSTTTDLSSAPARSELARAFKFWTDVADIEITETSNSNSDIVISFETGDHNDGSPFDGAGGVLAHAFFPTGGVCHFDEGETWVINGTGIDLFTVGAHEIGHLLGLDHSNDRAALMFPFYGGFVADYTIPADDRAAIVAHYGARTTSDGVTESNAVTQNAMITESTNDMVTTDSTSSASQVISGNHITSLIMITILYHFDVFNIS from the exons atgagattttgccattgtttaatattttgttttatatattctttttcaaaTGGAAACTCGGTTCATAGAGAGACCCGACAAACAGGCGAATTTAATTTAGAC GAATATCTACAGAAATTTGGATACATGGAAAAACAAAACGTCACGGAACGAACTCAAGGGACATTTGGTTCTGCTCCAAGTAGTGCAGTGGCGCTTAG ggCATTTCAAGGATGGAATAGCTTACCCGTAACCGGTACTCTTGACGATACGACGATGGAGTTGATAAGAAGACCACGTTGTGGCTTCCCAGACCCGAAGATACCTATGGGAGAGGTCAAACCTTTCGTATTAG GTCCAAAATGGAACAAAAAGTCCCTTACATACAGAATTACAAGtactacaacagatttatcttCAGCTCCAGCCag gtctgaGCTTGCTAGAGCATTCAAGTTCTGGACAGATGTAGCAGATATTGAGATTACTGAAACTTCAAATTCTAACAGTGACATTGTAATATCGTTTGAAACTGGGGATCATAATGATGGTTCTCCTTTTGATGGAGCAG GTGGAGTCTTAGCTCACGCGTTTTTCCCGACAGGTGGAGTTTGCCATTTTGATGAAGGTGAAACATGGGTTATAAATGGTACAGGAATAGACCTTTTTACTGTTGGTGCGCATGAAATAGGACATCTTTTGGGACTTGACCATTCTAATGATCGAGCAGCTTTAATGTTTCCATTTTATGGTGGATTTGTGGCAGATTATACCATACCAGCAGACGATAGAGCCGCCATTGTTGCTCACTACG GTGCAAGAACTACAAGCGATGGCGTCACCGAAAGCAACGCTGTCACGCAAAATGCAATGATTACAGAATCAACCAATGATATGGTCACGACTGATTCAACCAGTTCAGCATCACAAGTAATAAGTGGAAACCATATAACATCACTCATCATGATAACTATCTTATATCATTTTGACGTCTTCAACATTTCATAG